One Massilia sp. 9096 genomic window carries:
- a CDS encoding alpha/beta fold hydrolase gives MKPAVARAIFITAILSALASARQSDAQTVSAPTPAAPSAAASSAPAANRFAATIAPAERFEVRGVLVERHGSGGRPLILIPGLMSGSWVWQDTIRAFSKDHAIYVLTLPGFDGRPAAGADAFANARAAVEELIASRKLAKPVIVGHSIGGTLGIAVAEDRPDVIGGLVSIDGLAVFPGTEDLPPGARPAAAERIRASMASARGDAFAGQQQSYMRTIGVLDMDMAGELAKLTARSDPVSSARYAADVVALDLRPGLKTITAPVLVIAPFYDQDGASQGIGEKDKAGYYARLMEGTPKLQVLPVAPARHFAMFDEPQKINDAIASFLKTL, from the coding sequence ATGAAACCCGCCGTCGCCCGCGCCATCTTCATCACCGCCATCCTCAGCGCCCTCGCTTCGGCGCGCCAATCGGACGCCCAGACCGTGTCCGCTCCCACCCCGGCGGCGCCCTCGGCTGCTGCATCGTCCGCGCCGGCGGCCAACCGCTTCGCCGCCACCATCGCCCCGGCCGAGCGCTTCGAAGTGCGCGGCGTGCTGGTCGAGCGCCACGGCAGCGGCGGCCGCCCGCTGATCCTGATCCCCGGCCTGATGAGCGGCAGCTGGGTCTGGCAAGACACGATCCGCGCCTTCAGCAAGGACCACGCGATCTACGTGCTGACGCTGCCCGGCTTCGACGGCCGTCCCGCGGCCGGTGCGGACGCCTTCGCCAATGCGCGCGCCGCGGTCGAGGAACTGATCGCCAGCCGCAAGCTGGCCAAGCCGGTCATCGTCGGCCACAGCATCGGCGGCACGCTCGGTATTGCCGTGGCCGAGGACCGCCCGGACGTCATCGGCGGTCTGGTCTCGATCGACGGGCTGGCGGTGTTCCCCGGGACCGAAGACCTGCCGCCAGGCGCGCGTCCGGCCGCGGCCGAGCGCATCCGCGCCAGCATGGCGAGCGCCAGGGGCGACGCGTTCGCCGGCCAGCAGCAGAGCTACATGCGTACCATCGGCGTGCTCGACATGGACATGGCCGGCGAGCTGGCCAAGCTGACCGCGCGCAGCGACCCGGTGTCCAGCGCGCGCTACGCCGCCGACGTGGTGGCGCTCGACCTCAGGCCGGGCTTGAAGACGATCACGGCGCCGGTGCTGGTGATCGCGCCGTTCTACGACCAGGACGGCGCCTCGCAGGGCATCGGCGAAAAGGACAAGGCCGGCTATTACGCCAGGCTGATGGAAGGCACGCCGAAGCTGCAGGTGCTGCCGGTGGCGCCGGCGCGCCACTTCGCGATGTTCGACGAGCCGCAGAAAATCAACGATGCCATCGCCAGCTTCCTGAAAACGCTTTGA